The proteins below come from a single Osmerus mordax isolate fOsmMor3 chromosome 3, fOsmMor3.pri, whole genome shotgun sequence genomic window:
- the mrpl12 gene encoding 39S ribosomal protein L12, mitochondrial, whose protein sequence is MYCARHCIRTALRIAVKKHRQELQIPAVCALRTLKTSTANRSDVIASPSLDGAPKQYSPKIHQLVNDIASLTLLEVSDLNELLKKTLNIQDVGMMPMGAMAGAAPISQAVEEEAAPIKKEKTHFTVKLTELKAAEKVKLIKEVKNSMQGLNLVQAKKLVESLPQEIRVNVSKEEAEKLKAALEAAGGTVVLE, encoded by the exons ATGTATTGCGCCAGACATTGCATTCGGACAGCACTGCGGATCGCGGTGAAGAAGCACCG GCAGGAGCTCCAGATACCAGCAGTATGTGCACTAAGAACCCTCAAGACCAGTACAGCCAACCGCTCTGATGTAATCGCCTCTCCGTCTCTGGATGGAGCTCCCAAACAGTACTCTCCAAAAATCCATCAGCTGGTCAACGACATTGCCAGCCTTACCTTGTTAGAGGTGTCAGACCTCAATGAGCTACTAAAG AAAACATTAAATATCCAGGATGTTGGAATGATGCCTATGGGTGCAATGGCAGGAGCAGCACCCATATCTCAG GCAGTCGAGGAGGAGGCAGCGCCAATCAAGAAGGAGAAGACTCATTTTACGGTCAAACTGACAGAATTGAAAGCAGCTGAGAAGGTCAAACTTATAAAAGAAGTGAAGAACAGCATGCAAGGCTTGAACCTGGTGCAG GCTAAGAAGCTGGTGGAGTCGCTTCCCCAGGAGATTCGGGTCAACGTGTCCAAAGAGGAGGCCGAGAAGCTGAAAGCGGCCCTGGAGGCGGCAGGGGGCACTGTGGTGCTGGAGTAG
- the slc25a10a gene encoding mitochondrial dicarboxylate carrier isoform X2 yields MTEKRISRWYFGGISSSAAACITHPLDLIKVHLQTQQEVRMKMMGMAISVVRREGLLALYSGLSASLCRQMTYSLSRFAIYETVRDMMGSRNKGPMPFYQKVLLGAFGGFTGGFIGTPADMVNVRMQNDVKLPKELRRNYAHALDGLFRVWKEEGMKKLFSGATMASTRGALVTVGQLACYDQSKQLVLATGAMTDNILTHFVASLFAGGCATVLCQPLDVMKTRLMNSKGEYGGVFHCLTETAKLGPKAFYKLRKHFGIVVTT; encoded by the exons ATGACGGAGAAGCGCATTTCACGTTGGTACTTTGGTGGAATTTCCTCCAGCGCTGCTGCCTGCATAACTCACCCCTTAGATCTGATCAAG GTGCACTTACAGACCCAACAGGAAGTAAGGATGAAGATGATGGGCATGGCCATAAGTGTGGTGAGACGAGAGGGGCTGTTGGCACTTTACAGTGGTCTCAGTGCCTCCCTCTGCAGACAG ATGACATACTCGCTCTCCCGCTTCGCAATCTATGAGACAGTGAGGGACATGATGGGCTCTCGGAACAAAGGACCCATGCCTTTCTACCAGAAGGTTCTACTGGGTGCCTTTGGAG GGTTCACAGGTGGTTTTATTGGGACACCTGCCGACATGGTCAATGTCAG AATGCAGAATGATGTCAAGTTGCCCAAAGAACTCAGAAGAAA CTATGCCCATGCACTGGACGGACTGTTCCGGGTTTGGAAGGAGG AGGgaatgaaaaagctgttctcTGGCGCCACCATGGCATCAACCAGAGGGGCTCTGGTAACCGTTGGACAG CTGGCCTGTTATGACCAGTCCAAGCAGCTCGTTTTGGCAACTGGGGCTATGACTGACAACATTCTCACCCACTTTGTGGCCAGCCTCTTCGCG GGTGGCTGTGCAACTGTCCTGTGCCAGCCCCTGGATGTCATGAAAACCAGGTTAATGAACTCCAAGGGAGAATATGGG GGGGTGTTCCACTGTCTGACAGAAACGGCTAAGCTGGGACCTAAAGCTTTCTACAAG CTGAGGAAGCACTTTGGCATTGTGGTCACCACCTGA
- the hgs gene encoding LOW QUALITY PROTEIN: hepatocyte growth factor-regulated tyrosine kinase substrate (The sequence of the model RefSeq protein was modified relative to this genomic sequence to represent the inferred CDS: deleted 1 base in 1 codon), whose amino-acid sequence MGKGGGTFERLLDKATSQLLLETDWESILQICDLIRQGDTQAKYAIAAIKKKLNDKNPHVALYALEVLESVVKNCGQTVHDEVASKQTMEELKELLKTEPNVRNKILYLIQAWAHAFRNEPKYKVVQDTYQIMKVEGHVFPEFKESDAMFAAERAPDWVDAEECHRCRVQFGVMTRKHHCRACGQIFCGKCSSKYSTIPKFGIEKEVRVCEPCFELLNNHPSLSPPPRKAEGKAATVTGPAELPPEYLTSPLSQQSQMPPKRDEAALQEEEELQLAIALSQSEAEEKERMRQKNSYGVYPKADPTPVTSSAPPVSTLYTSPVNSSAPSAEDVDPELARYLNRTYWEKKQEEARKSPTPSAPAPVALAEPVPVSQPVESHVPVPVPVQPPINVVEQQYQNGESEENHEQFLKALQNAVSTFLNRMKSNHMRGRSITNDSAVLSLFQSINNMHPQLLDILNQLDEKRLYYEGLQDKLAQVRDARAALNALRDEHREKLRRAAEEAERQRQIQLAQKLEIMRQKKQEYLEMQRQLAIQRLQEQEKERQMRLEQQKHTIQMRAQMPAFSLPYAQMQSLPPNVAPGMVYQPGGPPSYPGTFSPSGSVEGSPMHNVYMSQPGQTAPGQYQAMPPTDPNMAYMYQNPGTNGQPPPPGQAPPTTSPPYSNYQPTPSQGYQNVVSQAQSLPPMPQPAPTNGMAYMGYQPYGMQNMMSALPGQDPNMPPQQPYMPGQQPMYQQMAPPGGPQQAQQQQPQALPGSAEAQLICFD is encoded by the exons ATGGGAAAAGGCGGAGGAACATTTGAAAGGCTTCTTG ATAAAGCCACCAGTCAGCTTTTGCTGGAGACAGACTGGGAGTCCATCCTGCAAATCTGTGATCTCATCCGCCAAGGAGACACCCA GGCAAAGTATGCCATTGCTGCCATTAAGAAGAAGCTAAATGACAAGAATCCTCATGTGGCCCTTTATGCTCTTGAG GTCCTGGAGTCGGTGGTGAAGAACTGTGGCCAGACAGTGCATGATGAAGTGGCTAGTAAGCAGACCATGGAGGAACTGAAGGAACTGCTCAAG ACGGAGCCCAATGTCAGGAACAAGATCCTGTATCTGATCCAGGCCTGGGCTCACGCCTTCCGCAACGAGCCCAAGTACAAGGTGGTCCAGGACACCTACCAGATCATGAAGGTGGAGG GTCATGTGTTCCCTGAGTTTAAGGAGAGTGATGCCATGTTTGCGGCTGAACGG gCCCCAGACTGGGTGGATGCAGAGGAGTGTCATCGCTGCAGGGTTCAGTTTGGTGTCATGACTCGTAAG CACCATTGCCGGGCGTGTGGTCAGATCTTCTGTGGGAAGTGCTCCTCCAAGTACTCCACCATTCCCAAGTTTGGCATCGAGAAGGAAGTGCGCGTGTGCGAGCCCTGTTTCGAGCTTCTTAACAA ccacccctccctctcc cccccccccaggaaggCGGAGGGGAAGGCCGCGACCGTCACCGGGCCCGCCGAGCTCCCCCCGGAGTACCTGACCAGCCCGCTGTCCCAGCAGTCTCAG atGCCCCCGAAAAGAGACGAAGCCGctctccaggaggaggaggagctgcagctggCCATCGCCCTCTCCCAGAGCGAggcggaagagaaggagaggatg AGACAGAAGAACTCCTACGGGGTGTACCCCAAAGCCGACCCCACCCCAGTCACCTCCTCGGCCCCTCCCGTCAGCaccctctacacctcccccgTG AACTCCTCCGCCCCCTCGGCTGAGGATGTTGACCCAGAG CTGGCACGCTACCTGAACAGAACATACTGGGagaagaaacaggaagaggcACGCAAGAGCCCCaccccctctgcccctgcccccgtGGCATTGGCTGAGCCcgtgccagtcagccagcccgtGGAGAGTCACGTCCCCgtcccagtcccagtccagccgCCAATCAACGTTGTGGAG caGCAGTACCAGAACGGCGAGTCGGAGGAGAACCACGAGCAGTTCCTGAAGGCCCTGCAGAACGCCGTCAGCACCTTCCTCAACCGCATGAAGAGCAACCACATGCGCGGGCGCAGCATCACCAACGACAGCGCCGTGCTGTCACTCTTCCAGTCCATCAACAACATGCACCCACAGCTGCTCGACATCCTCAACCAGCTGGACGAGAAGAGAT TGTACTACGAGGGCCTGCAGGACAAGCTGGCCCAGGTGCGTGACGCGCGGGCCGCCCTCAACGCCCTGAGGGACGAGCACAGGGAGAAGCTCCGGCGCGCCGCCGAGGAGgccgagaggcagaggcagatccAGCTAGCCCAGAAGCTGGAGATCATGAGGCAGAAGAAACAG gAGTATCTGGAGATGCAGAGGCAGCTGGCCATCCAGCGCTtgcaggagcaggagaaggagaggcagatgcGTCTGGAGCAGCAGAAACACACCATCCAGATGAGGGCCCAGATGCCGGCCTTCTCCCTGCCCTACGCACAG ATGCAGTCCTTACCCCCCAACGTGGCGCCCGGGATGGTGTACCAGCCCGGAGGCCCGCCTAGTTACCCTGGCACCTTCAGCCCTTCGGGCTCAGTGGAGGGCTCGCCCATGCACAACGTCTACATGAGCCAGCCTGGCCAGACGGCTCCAGGGCAGTACCAGGCCATGCCCCCTACAG ACCCCAACATGGCCTACATGTACCAGAATCCAGGCACCAACGGTCAGCCTCCACCCCCTGGCCAGGCTCCTCCCACCACCAGCCCTCCCTACTCCAACTACCAGCCCACGCCCTCCCAGGGCTACCAG AACGTCGTGTCCCAGGCCCAGAGTTTGCCTCCTATGCCCCAGCCTGCCCCCACCAACGGCATGGCCTACATGGGCTACCAGCCGTACGGCATGCAGAACATGATGTCAGCGCTGCCAGGACAAGACCCCAACATGCCTCCCCAACAGCCCTACATGCCAGGCCAGCAGCCCATGTACCAACAG ATGGCTCCCCCTGGTGGTCCGCAGCAAGCGCAGCAGCAGCAACCCCAGGCCCTCCCAGGCAGTGCAGAGGCACAGCTCATCTGCTTCGACTGA
- the zgc:103625 gene encoding LOW QUALITY PROTEIN: methyltransferase-like 26 B (The sequence of the model RefSeq protein was modified relative to this genomic sequence to represent the inferred CDS: deleted 1 base in 1 codon; substituted 2 bases at 2 genomic stop codons), with the protein MLLSTLAGRSQDCLLSVTWVVLEEQSHRDLLALELGSGTGQHVVHFAMEMSFVTWQPSDIKEESLESIRAYTVATKVKTVLQPVHLDAHEPWEKWSGLQQNSCDVIVAINLLQCSPFKTAEGVFKEAGXILRQNGFFIMYGAYAINGIITPSCNENLDQELREGNPEWGLPDKRAERQLAYRNTLHLERMIEMEEXNKSLIFRKL; encoded by the exons ATGCTGCTGTCAACGCTAGCAGGCAGGAGCCAGGACTGCCTGTTGTCAGTGACGTGGGTCGTGCTGGAGGAGCAGTCCCACAGGGACCTGCTTGCCTTAGAGCTGGGCTCTGGCACTGGACAGCATGTGGTACACTTTGCCATGGAGATG TCCTTCGTCACCTGGCAACCGTCAGACATCAAAGAAGAGTCCCTTGAAAG TATCAGAGCTTATACTGTAGCAACAAAGGTTAAGACTGTACTGCAGCCTGTGCACCTGGATGCTCATGAGCCATGGGAGAAATGGTCGGGCCTTCAACAAAACTCCTGTGATGTCATTGTTGCCATAAACTTACTGCAATGTAGCCCGTTCAAAACTGCAG AAGGTGTATTCAAAGAAGCAGGCTAGATACTCCGACAGAACGGTTTCTTCATAATGTATGGG GCCTACGCAATCAATGGCATCATCACACCCAGCTGTAATGAGAACTTGGACCAAGAACTACGAGAA GGGAACCCAGAGTGGGGTCTCCCAGACAAACGTGCTGAGAGACAGCTGGCTTATAGGAACACTCTGCAtctagagaggat GATTGAGATGGAAGAGTAGAATAAAAGTCTAATATTCAGGAAACTTTGA
- the slc25a10a gene encoding mitochondrial dicarboxylate carrier isoform X1, with translation MTEKRISRWYFGGISSSAAACITHPLDLIKVHLQTQQEVRMKMMGMAISVVRREGLLALYSGLSASLCRQMTYSLSRFAIYETVRDMMGSRNKGPMPFYQKVLLGAFGGFTGGFIGTPADMVNVRMQNDVKLPKELRRNYAHALDGLFRVWKEEGMKKLFSGATMASTRGALVTVGQLACYDQSKQLVLATGAMTDNILTHFVASLFAGGCATVLCQPLDVMKTRLMNSKGEYGGVFHCLTETAKLGPKAFYKGLVPAGIRLIPHTVLTFIFLEQLRKHFGIVVTT, from the exons ATGACGGAGAAGCGCATTTCACGTTGGTACTTTGGTGGAATTTCCTCCAGCGCTGCTGCCTGCATAACTCACCCCTTAGATCTGATCAAG GTGCACTTACAGACCCAACAGGAAGTAAGGATGAAGATGATGGGCATGGCCATAAGTGTGGTGAGACGAGAGGGGCTGTTGGCACTTTACAGTGGTCTCAGTGCCTCCCTCTGCAGACAG ATGACATACTCGCTCTCCCGCTTCGCAATCTATGAGACAGTGAGGGACATGATGGGCTCTCGGAACAAAGGACCCATGCCTTTCTACCAGAAGGTTCTACTGGGTGCCTTTGGAG GGTTCACAGGTGGTTTTATTGGGACACCTGCCGACATGGTCAATGTCAG AATGCAGAATGATGTCAAGTTGCCCAAAGAACTCAGAAGAAA CTATGCCCATGCACTGGACGGACTGTTCCGGGTTTGGAAGGAGG AGGgaatgaaaaagctgttctcTGGCGCCACCATGGCATCAACCAGAGGGGCTCTGGTAACCGTTGGACAG CTGGCCTGTTATGACCAGTCCAAGCAGCTCGTTTTGGCAACTGGGGCTATGACTGACAACATTCTCACCCACTTTGTGGCCAGCCTCTTCGCG GGTGGCTGTGCAACTGTCCTGTGCCAGCCCCTGGATGTCATGAAAACCAGGTTAATGAACTCCAAGGGAGAATATGGG GGGGTGTTCCACTGTCTGACAGAAACGGCTAAGCTGGGACCTAAAGCTTTCTACAAG GGCCTTGTTCCTGCTGGCATCCGGCTCATTCCTCACACCGTCTTAACCTTCATCTTCCTGGAGCAGCTGAGGAAGCACTTTGGCATTGTGGTCACCACCTGA